The genomic DNA AAAGAAAGAGCAGACCGCTACCCAGCAATTTTATACCTGGCAGGTAGAGAACCTGGCGCCGGTAGAGATGGAGGCTTTCGGGCCCGCTCTTTCGGAGCTGGTGCCGCTGGTGCGCACAGCCCCCGTTACCTTCGAAGTGGAAGGCTACCAGGGCAACATGCAGACCTGGAAAGACTACGGCCAGTGGATAAATAAGCTCAACAGCGGCCGCGATATGCTGCCCGAAGCCACCAATCAGAAGCTGCAAACCCTGGTGGCAAATAGCAAAACGCCCGAAGAAAAGATCCACAAAGTATACGATTACCTGCAAGCCAACACCCGCTATGTGTCCATTCAGCTGGGTATAGGAGGGTGGCAGCCCTTCGAAGCTTCTTTTGTAGATAGCAAAGGCTATGGCGACTGCAAAGCCCTGACCAACTACACGCAGGCCATGCTGCAGGCGGTGGGCATTACCTCGTACCAGGCGCTGATTCGCGCCGGGGATGAGATGCCCGATATTTTAACCGAGTTCCCGAGCCAGCAGTTTAACCATGTGGTACTATGCGTGCCGCAGGAGCGCGACAGCCTGTGGCTGGAGTGCACCAGCCAGAACAAGGCCGCCGGGTATGCCGGTAGCTTTACCGGAAACCGCCATGCTTTACTTATCACGCCCGAAGGTGGCAAACTGGTTAAAACGCCGGCTTACGGCACCTCCGAAAACAAACAGATACGGAGCATCCGGGTAACGCTGGATGAAAAAGGAAATGGCACGGCGCAGGTGAAAACCCTGTTCAGCGGAGAGCAGTCGGAAGAGCGGAGCGAGGCCGTGCATAACGCCAAGCCCGACGAGCAGAAAAAGTGGCTGTATAGCCAGGTAAAAGTACCCGCATTCGATATTACCAGCTATAAGTGGGAGGAGAAGAAGGCCGCAGTGCCTTCTGTTACTGAAAACCTGGAACTGGCTTTGCGCCAGTATGCCATCGTCAGCGGCAAGCGCCTTTTCCTGAAGCCAAATTTGATGAACAAATGGACGTACACGCCTGCTTCAAAAGAAAAACGACTGACTGAGGTGGTGATGCGCGGCATAGCTTTTCAGGATGTGGATACCGTTGCGTTTGCCTTGCCGCCTGGCTTTACACTGGAGTATCAGCCGCAGGACGTTCATCTGAACACCGCCTTTGGCGAGTATCATGCAACGACCAAAGTCAGCGGCCAGCAGGTGCTTTATATCCGCAGGCTGCAGATGCCCAAAGGCCGTTTCAAACCCGAAACCTATCCGCAACTGACCGAATTTCTAAACAAGCTAGTGTCTTCTGATAACCAACAGATCGTGTTTGTAAAGAACGTGCCTTAACATACAAGGATGCAGGAGGAGCTTACAGAACAATTGCCGGTAATGGAAGAGGCGCTGCCCCCGGCCGGCAAATTATACAATGCCCGGGCCATTGCCGTCTGCGCTTTAGTGGGCGGCCCGCTGGGCGGCGCTTACCTGCTGGCAAAGAACTATATCAGCATCGGCGAAGAGGAAGCCGGCCGTAAGGCGCTTTGGTGGGGTATAGCAGCAACCGTTAGCTTTATGCTGATAATGTTTTTGCTGCCGCAGTATACCAACGTATTACCCAAATACCTGATCCCCGTGCTGGAAGCAGGCCTGTTTTACGGGCTCACGCAGCGGCTGCAGGGAGCGTTTCTGCAGGAGCACAGCCGCTTGCAGGGGGCCTTCCGGTCCAGGTGGCGTGCGGCGGGCGTGGGGCTCATCAGCGCGGTGAGCACCATTGTGCTGGCCGTGGCGCTGTGGCCCTTTTTGCCCGAGGAGCAGCCGGCGATGGTAAAGTTTGGGCAGGCAGGCCACGAGATATACTATGATGAGGCGACCGTAACAGCAGAACAGGCTAAAAAAGTAGCTTACTTTCTGGCAGATCACGATTTCTTCGGGCAGTATGTCCGCAAACAGGTGCGCGTAGAGCAAAGTAAGTGGGCATATAAAGTGCTGATTCCGGCCACCCCGGACGATTTTAACAGCAGCTCCATTATCGGGTATTACCGGCTGGTGCAGCAGGACCTCGATGCCGGGCATTTTGAGAAACCCGTTAAGCTGGTTCTGTTCTACCAACCGGAAGGCCAGGAGCGGCAAATCAAAAATATCGAGTAAAATTTTTCGGCAAACCTGCGTCTTTTCAGTTGCGGCGCCGTCATCAGGGTGAACATTAAAAAAACACTCAGACAGCAAAGCCATGAAACGATTTCACGTAAACGTAAGAGTAAAGAACCTCGAAGAATCCATCGCCTTTTACAATGCCCTTTTTGCAACAACGCCCACTGTGTGCAAAGCAGATTATGCCAAGTGGATGCTCGAGGATCCGCGTATTAATTTTGCCATCTCGCTGCACCCCGAAAATGCCGGCATCGAGCACCTGGGCATTCAGGCCGAGAGCCTCGAAGAACTGGTTCAGGTATACGGCAACCTGAAAAAAGCCAAAGGCGCCATCCGCGAAGAGGGCAAGTGCACCTGCTGCTACGCCAAATCCGAAAAATCCTGGATCACAGACCCGCAGGGGGTGGATTGGGAAGCCTTTTATACCTACGGCGAAGCCACTATCTACGGAGAAGGCCCTAATGCGCGACCAGCCAAAGAAGCCACGGTCCTTTAGTATAAAATAAAACCCCTCCGCAGCAGGAACAGGTAGCAAGTATACCTGTTCCTGCTGCGTTGTTTCTAAATTTTTAGTTTCTTAGCGCCATGCAAGCAATCACGCCAACGCTTACAATAACGGCTATGCTGCCGGAACATTACGAGCAGGTAAAAGCGATCTACGAAGCAGGCATCGCCACTAACAATGCGACCCTGGAAACCAGCGCACCCAATTGGTACGAATGGGACGAAAAGCACATGCTCTCTTGCCGGCTGGTAGCGTTGCAGGATGGACATATCGTAGGCTGGGCAGCGCTGACGTCAGTGTCGGGCCGCTGCGTGTACCGGGGCGTAGCCGAAGACAGCGTGTATGTGCACCCGGCACATGCTGGCAAGGGAATAGGGCGCTTATTGTTGCAGCAACTGGTGGCGGCCTCAGAGCAGGAAGGCATCTGGACCTTGCAGGCGCATATTTTAAAAGAGAATCATGCCAGTATACAACTGCACGAGCAGTGCGGTTTCCGGGTGGTGGGGCTGCGCGAGCGGCTGGGCCAGCTGCATGGCCAGTGGCGCGACACTTATTTGCTGGAAAGAAGAAGTAATACTATAGGCGTATG from Pontibacter liquoris includes the following:
- a CDS encoding ArsI/CadI family heavy metal resistance metalloenzyme, producing the protein MKRFHVNVRVKNLEESIAFYNALFATTPTVCKADYAKWMLEDPRINFAISLHPENAGIEHLGIQAESLEELVQVYGNLKKAKGAIREEGKCTCCYAKSEKSWITDPQGVDWEAFYTYGEATIYGEGPNARPAKEATVL
- a CDS encoding DUF3857 domain-containing protein, yielding MRYLYFLLAFCFWVPPAHALPAEDITKDANAVIRSEETVFTVQSVSSGTTYFKTTITILNENGNDRAKLYVPYDKLKKVDYLNATSFDRAGKKIKSLRKGDIGDVSAISGISLFEDNRVKIADLRHTVFPYTVEFEYQTTTTNMLLYPVWTPLDEEKLAVEKSRFRVVMPQGMELRYLEKNLPVPVKKEQTATQQFYTWQVENLAPVEMEAFGPALSELVPLVRTAPVTFEVEGYQGNMQTWKDYGQWINKLNSGRDMLPEATNQKLQTLVANSKTPEEKIHKVYDYLQANTRYVSIQLGIGGWQPFEASFVDSKGYGDCKALTNYTQAMLQAVGITSYQALIRAGDEMPDILTEFPSQQFNHVVLCVPQERDSLWLECTSQNKAAGYAGSFTGNRHALLITPEGGKLVKTPAYGTSENKQIRSIRVTLDEKGNGTAQVKTLFSGEQSEERSEAVHNAKPDEQKKWLYSQVKVPAFDITSYKWEEKKAAVPSVTENLELALRQYAIVSGKRLFLKPNLMNKWTYTPASKEKRLTEVVMRGIAFQDVDTVAFALPPGFTLEYQPQDVHLNTAFGEYHATTKVSGQQVLYIRRLQMPKGRFKPETYPQLTEFLNKLVSSDNQQIVFVKNVP
- a CDS encoding GNAT family N-acetyltransferase; its protein translation is MQAITPTLTITAMLPEHYEQVKAIYEAGIATNNATLETSAPNWYEWDEKHMLSCRLVALQDGHIVGWAALTSVSGRCVYRGVAEDSVYVHPAHAGKGIGRLLLQQLVAASEQEGIWTLQAHILKENHASIQLHEQCGFRVVGLRERLGQLHGQWRDTYLLERRSNTIGV